In one Pseudarthrobacter oxydans genomic region, the following are encoded:
- a CDS encoding sugar ABC transporter permease, with product MRISDRRFALFLMTPAALFLAIFVAFPLFRLVADSFYKISPIAGGPRDFVGMDNYFRAFASEAFTGAGWRTLAYTLVVVTLEFALGLGMALLFTMLGRSSQIWRTVFMYPLMIAPIVAGLLWKFLMIDNFGLIGTLLHQAGILDNPNQIGWLSDPGIVLYSVAIPDIWLTTSFMCLVLFAGLQNIPGDLIEAARLDGARAPALLFRIILPLLRPVIAVALVVRGIDAARAFDTILIQTNGGPQSASETMSLLIYRTMIRFGDPGLASAMGTIYLLAMLAVAFFAVATIWRPGKDS from the coding sequence GTGCGCATCTCCGATCGCCGCTTCGCATTGTTCCTGATGACACCAGCGGCGCTGTTCCTGGCAATATTCGTGGCATTCCCGCTGTTCCGCCTGGTGGCGGACAGCTTCTACAAGATCTCCCCAATCGCTGGCGGCCCCCGCGACTTCGTCGGCATGGACAACTACTTCCGCGCCTTCGCATCCGAGGCCTTCACGGGAGCGGGCTGGCGGACCCTGGCCTACACCCTGGTGGTGGTCACCCTTGAGTTCGCGCTGGGCCTGGGCATGGCCCTGCTGTTCACCATGCTGGGCCGCAGTTCCCAGATCTGGCGGACGGTGTTCATGTACCCGCTCATGATCGCCCCAATTGTGGCAGGCCTGCTCTGGAAGTTCCTGATGATCGACAACTTCGGCCTCATCGGAACGCTCCTGCACCAGGCAGGCATCCTGGACAACCCTAACCAGATCGGCTGGCTGTCCGACCCCGGCATCGTGCTCTACTCGGTGGCCATACCGGACATCTGGCTGACCACCTCGTTCATGTGCCTGGTACTGTTCGCCGGGCTGCAGAACATTCCCGGCGACCTCATCGAAGCCGCACGGCTGGATGGTGCCCGCGCACCGGCCCTGCTGTTCCGGATCATCCTTCCGCTGCTCCGCCCCGTCATCGCCGTCGCGTTGGTGGTCCGCGGCATCGACGCAGCCAGGGCATTTGACACCATCCTCATCCAAACCAACGGCGGCCCTCAGTCCGCCTCGGAAACCATGAGCCTGCTGATCTACCGCACCATGATCCGCTTCGGCGATCCGGGCCTCGCCAGCGCCATGGGCACCATCTACCTGCTGGCGATGCTCGCGGTCGCATTCTTCGCAGTGGCTACCATCTGGCGGCCAGGAAAGGACAGCTGA
- a CDS encoding carbohydrate ABC transporter permease, with product MRVAENTKHRSGTPALTSAEPAVRARSPRPRKRRSVNREGLEAGRRSTRTLLWILLAAAMVLYGFPFLYLLFTSFKTPIDTIAVPPTILPREWTLENYANALGRSGVPASFINSIQTAIISTVLSLVLAVPAAYGITRYKTLSGRIFIMAALVTRMVPPVAIGIPLASMMASMGLSDTPIALSIAHTTISLPLSIWLMSSFFEAVPKDLEEAATVDGCSRLGALWRVVIPVVSGGIAVTAIFAFLASWNEFLFALLMTAIRSQTTPVVIANFQTQFGLDWGSMTALAAVYSIPVILLTLLLQRRIVAGMTLGAVKG from the coding sequence ATGCGCGTCGCCGAAAATACCAAGCACCGCTCCGGGACTCCGGCTTTGACGTCCGCGGAACCTGCCGTCCGGGCGAGGTCACCACGTCCCCGCAAGCGCCGCAGCGTCAACCGGGAAGGGCTGGAGGCCGGCCGGCGCAGCACCAGGACGCTGCTGTGGATCCTCCTCGCAGCAGCCATGGTGCTCTACGGATTCCCGTTCCTCTACCTGCTGTTCACGTCCTTCAAAACCCCGATCGATACCATCGCCGTGCCGCCCACAATCCTTCCCAGGGAATGGACGCTGGAAAACTATGCCAACGCGCTGGGCCGCAGCGGTGTACCGGCCTCGTTCATCAACAGCATCCAGACGGCAATCATCAGCACGGTGCTGTCCCTGGTGCTGGCGGTGCCGGCGGCCTACGGCATCACCCGGTACAAGACCCTCAGCGGCCGGATCTTCATCATGGCCGCATTGGTGACCCGCATGGTCCCGCCGGTGGCAATCGGCATTCCGCTGGCTTCCATGATGGCGTCGATGGGCCTATCCGATACCCCCATCGCGCTGTCCATTGCCCACACCACCATCTCGCTGCCGCTCTCGATCTGGCTGATGTCCAGCTTCTTCGAGGCCGTGCCGAAAGACCTGGAGGAGGCTGCAACGGTGGATGGCTGCAGCAGGCTGGGGGCCCTGTGGCGGGTGGTGATCCCGGTGGTTTCCGGCGGCATCGCCGTCACCGCAATCTTCGCCTTCCTGGCCTCCTGGAACGAATTCCTGTTCGCCCTGCTGATGACGGCCATCCGTTCCCAGACAACGCCAGTGGTGATCGCCAACTTCCAGACCCAATTCGGCTTGGATTGGGGATCCATGACGGCGCTGGCCGCCGTCTACTCCATCCCGGTTATCCTCCTCACCCTCCTGCTGCAGCGCAGGATCGTGGCAGGTATGACGCTCGGCGCCGTCAAGGGCTAG
- a CDS encoding LacI family DNA-binding transcriptional regulator, translating into MSNRNIGIKDVAVAAGVSVTTVSHVLNEVSYARISPETRDKVRSVAEQLGYGPNRLAQALRTQRTGMLGLVSEDIATTPHAGRIILGADEAAKARGYGLMIINTSGSASLESRQADVEALLERRVDGILYATMYHRTVKLPANLGSVPSILVDSVATDGNITAVIPDEDGGARAAVGALLGAGHTRVGFINNTDDVPATRQRLRAFRAMLTEAGLDGGAAPVESAVSEVHGGYEAALRMLASEDRPSALFCYNDRMAMGAYRAAAELGLSIPADLSVVGFDDQELIAANLYPGLTTVALPHYEMGAWATEHLIDAVEGKTDLTLMALHPTILGCPLVRRDSIAAPRH; encoded by the coding sequence ATGAGTAACAGGAACATCGGAATCAAGGACGTGGCCGTCGCCGCCGGCGTGTCCGTGACCACCGTGTCCCACGTCCTCAACGAGGTCTCCTATGCGCGGATCAGCCCCGAAACCCGGGACAAGGTCAGGTCCGTGGCGGAGCAGCTGGGGTACGGCCCCAACCGCCTCGCCCAGGCCCTCCGCACGCAAAGGACCGGAATGCTGGGCCTCGTCAGCGAGGACATCGCCACCACCCCCCACGCGGGCAGGATCATCCTGGGTGCCGACGAGGCCGCCAAAGCCCGGGGCTATGGCCTCATGATCATCAACACCTCAGGCTCGGCCAGCCTGGAGTCCCGGCAGGCCGACGTCGAGGCCCTCCTGGAGCGCAGGGTTGACGGGATCCTTTACGCCACCATGTACCACCGCACCGTGAAGCTCCCGGCCAACCTCGGCAGCGTGCCCTCCATCCTGGTGGACTCGGTGGCTACCGACGGAAACATCACCGCCGTGATCCCGGACGAAGACGGTGGTGCACGTGCCGCCGTGGGCGCGCTCCTCGGAGCGGGCCACACCCGGGTGGGATTCATCAACAACACCGATGATGTGCCTGCGACCCGGCAGCGGCTCCGGGCCTTCCGGGCCATGCTGACTGAGGCAGGGCTCGACGGCGGCGCGGCACCTGTGGAGTCGGCAGTCTCAGAGGTGCATGGCGGCTATGAGGCCGCCCTGCGGATGCTGGCCAGCGAGGACCGGCCTTCGGCATTGTTCTGCTACAACGACCGGATGGCGATGGGCGCCTATCGGGCCGCCGCGGAACTGGGACTCTCCATTCCGGCAGACCTTTCAGTGGTGGGCTTTGACGACCAGGAACTGATCGCCGCCAACCTTTACCCGGGCCTCACCACCGTGGCCCTGCCCCACTACGAGATGGGTGCGTGGGCCACCGAACACCTGATTGACGCCGTCGAAGGGAAGACAGACCTGACCCTCATGGCACTTCACCCGACCATCCTGGGCTGCCCGCTGGTGCGCCGCGATTCAATCGCGGCCCCCCGCCACTAA
- a CDS encoding glycoside hydrolase family 32 protein — protein sequence MSTFLSAARPETPPAATTRFRPAIHFTARDTWLNDPNGLVFHDGLYHLFFQNNPYGNVWGNMSWGHATSRDLLHWTEHPVAIACDETEDIYSGSVVVDHGNTSGFGTADAPALVAIYTSAYKAASEHHGTQAQSLAYSTDAGMTWHKYGANPVLARSSAHFRDPKVFRYQGEHGDFWVMVAVEAQHQKVVFYRSEDLKTWDFLSDFGPMNADQGEWECPDLFPLAVDGDPDNVKWVLIVNVNPGAVAGGSGGQYFVGQFDGARFVPDASSVAAPAGVSALGDSAAADAALQQCLWLDWGRDCYASVSFGNVPDGRRIIIGWMNNWDYANLLPTAPWRSSMTLAREVRLTAANGSARLVQQPVLPGRPAGEEPPAAAVQIIAEPSELQDSVLRLPAAARGSAQVIEAEILPGSAGHVAFHFFASEDGSTGTVLGYNAATGRLVLDRSRSGDTGFHEKFSSAESAPLVLEDGVLKLQIVVDHCSVEVFAQGGVVVMTDLVFPGAESQENWLAAGGGPATVQKLTVSTLT from the coding sequence ATGTCCACCTTCCTTAGTGCCGCACGCCCGGAAACACCTCCGGCCGCAACCACTAGGTTCCGGCCTGCCATCCACTTCACGGCCAGGGACACCTGGCTGAACGACCCCAATGGCCTGGTCTTCCATGACGGCCTTTACCACCTCTTCTTCCAGAACAACCCGTACGGCAACGTGTGGGGCAATATGTCCTGGGGCCACGCCACCTCCCGGGACCTGCTCCACTGGACCGAACACCCTGTAGCCATTGCCTGCGACGAAACCGAGGACATCTACTCCGGCAGCGTGGTGGTGGACCACGGAAACACGTCCGGCTTCGGCACCGCGGACGCACCTGCCCTCGTGGCCATCTACACCAGCGCCTACAAGGCCGCGTCCGAACACCACGGCACGCAGGCGCAGTCCCTGGCCTACAGCACCGACGCCGGCATGACCTGGCACAAGTACGGCGCCAACCCTGTCCTTGCCCGGAGCTCCGCGCACTTCCGCGACCCCAAGGTCTTCCGCTACCAGGGCGAACATGGTGACTTCTGGGTCATGGTCGCCGTCGAAGCGCAGCACCAGAAGGTGGTCTTCTACCGTTCGGAAGACCTTAAGACCTGGGACTTCCTGAGCGACTTCGGCCCCATGAACGCGGACCAGGGCGAATGGGAGTGCCCCGATCTTTTTCCCCTGGCCGTGGACGGGGACCCGGACAACGTCAAATGGGTCCTGATCGTCAACGTCAACCCGGGCGCGGTGGCGGGAGGTTCCGGCGGCCAGTACTTCGTGGGCCAGTTCGACGGCGCCCGGTTTGTCCCGGACGCCTCTTCAGTTGCAGCGCCGGCCGGGGTGAGCGCCCTGGGTGACTCCGCGGCGGCCGATGCGGCCCTGCAGCAATGCCTGTGGCTGGACTGGGGGCGCGACTGCTACGCCTCCGTCTCTTTCGGCAACGTCCCGGATGGGCGGCGGATCATCATCGGCTGGATGAACAACTGGGACTACGCCAACCTGCTGCCCACCGCCCCCTGGCGGTCCTCCATGACCCTGGCCCGCGAAGTGCGCCTCACCGCAGCCAACGGCTCCGCCCGCCTGGTCCAGCAGCCCGTCCTGCCCGGCCGCCCTGCAGGAGAAGAGCCGCCTGCCGCCGCCGTGCAGATTATCGCGGAACCGTCCGAACTGCAGGATTCGGTCCTCCGGCTGCCGGCTGCGGCACGTGGCAGCGCCCAGGTCATCGAGGCGGAGATCCTGCCCGGGAGCGCTGGACACGTGGCCTTCCATTTCTTCGCCAGCGAGGACGGAAGCACGGGCACGGTGCTGGGCTACAACGCCGCCACCGGCCGGCTCGTCCTTGACCGCAGCCGGTCAGGGGACACGGGCTTCCACGAAAAGTTCTCCTCCGCGGAGTCAGCCCCGCTGGTCCTTGAGGACGGCGTGCTCAAGCTGCAGATCGTCGTCGACCATTGCTCGGTGGAGGTCTTCGCACAGGGCGGCGTGGTGGTCATGACAGACCTCGTCTTCCCCGGCGCGGAAAGCCAGGAGAACTGGCTGGCGGCCGGGGGAGGGCCGGCAACAGTCCAGAAACTTACGGTCTCAACCCTTACCTGA
- a CDS encoding carbohydrate kinase: MHTNDDPQPGLDVVVVGEALVDIVVSSGGSVEHPGGSPANVAYGLGRLGAATALLTSIGDDPRGAAIEQHLRSAGVELLPGSKGPGRTATATATLASDGSAHYDFDIRWDLPRIAPATLPKVLHTGSLATFLAPGAAAIRDLLEQSHERCLVTYDPNIRPALLGSHFEAKTNFEQLVPFTEVVKLSDEDALWLYPRLSLEDISQHILDLGAGLVAVTMGAKGSLLTTAGAQVAVPPVTAEVADTIGAGDSYMSALICGLLMRGSDGLAPSVLESLGRMASRAAAITVSRPGANPPTAEELQAELPQHQTVAP, from the coding sequence ATGCACACGAACGATGACCCCCAGCCGGGCCTTGACGTCGTCGTAGTCGGCGAAGCCCTTGTGGACATTGTTGTCTCGTCCGGGGGCTCTGTGGAGCACCCCGGCGGGTCACCGGCCAACGTGGCCTACGGGCTCGGGCGGCTGGGCGCGGCCACCGCCCTGCTCACCTCGATCGGCGACGACCCGCGCGGCGCGGCCATCGAGCAGCACCTGCGCAGCGCCGGCGTCGAACTCCTGCCCGGTTCCAAGGGGCCCGGCCGTACCGCCACGGCGACGGCGACGCTGGCGTCCGACGGGTCGGCGCACTATGACTTCGACATCCGCTGGGACCTTCCGCGGATCGCCCCGGCCACGCTGCCCAAGGTCCTGCACACCGGCTCCCTCGCCACCTTCCTGGCGCCGGGGGCGGCAGCGATCAGGGATCTCCTCGAACAGTCACACGAGCGATGCCTTGTCACCTACGACCCCAACATCCGTCCCGCCCTGCTCGGCAGCCACTTTGAGGCGAAGACCAACTTCGAGCAACTTGTCCCGTTCACCGAGGTGGTCAAACTCAGCGACGAGGACGCACTCTGGCTCTATCCGCGGTTGTCACTGGAGGACATCTCACAGCACATCCTGGACCTTGGGGCCGGACTCGTCGCCGTCACCATGGGAGCGAAGGGATCCCTGCTCACCACGGCGGGCGCGCAGGTGGCCGTCCCACCGGTCACGGCCGAGGTGGCGGACACCATTGGTGCCGGCGACTCCTACATGTCAGCCCTGATCTGCGGACTCCTCATGCGCGGGTCGGACGGGCTGGCGCCGTCCGTGCTGGAGTCGCTGGGCCGGATGGCCTCCCGGGCAGCGGCCATCACGGTCAGCCGCCCCGGCGCCAACCCGCCGACGGCAGAGGAGCTGCAGGCCGAGCTCCCGCAGCATCAAACAGTGGCACCATGA
- a CDS encoding right-handed parallel beta-helix repeat-containing protein gives MPSNNCYDVTTWPVGNPAKDVGEVINSIIADVKERQAATDVNDGGKPGAVIYIPPGDYHLRTQVVIDVSFLRIEGSGHGFTSSSIRHNVPEDEWPDLHELWPGGSRIIVDLPPAENGEEAKGAAFYIERSGSPRISSVEFSNFCIDGLHFVPDGSGLKAENTYVNGKTGIYAATANDSFRVTGMGFVYLENALTIYNADALSIHDNFIAECGSCIELRGWGQASKITDNLVGAGPKGHSIYAENHGGLLITANNVFPRGASSVHLNGVTRSSVTNNRLHSFYPGMVVLAESSENLVATNHFLRDHEPWTPFVGVDNGLDDLNGLLRVSGSNNTVVNNHFSEVIDSESIRPAGATPVIIRLTAGVGNFVSNNHVVAKDVHSTSSDSCFEAQVDALLTTEESEGFAVTAVMVDPASSRNTILDSGSDAQVIADRAVNAFRATPSIGF, from the coding sequence ATGCCAAGCAACAACTGCTACGACGTCACCACGTGGCCGGTCGGCAATCCGGCCAAGGACGTCGGTGAAGTCATCAACAGCATCATCGCCGACGTCAAGGAACGGCAGGCCGCCACCGATGTGAACGACGGCGGAAAGCCGGGCGCAGTGATCTACATTCCGCCGGGGGACTACCACCTTCGCACCCAGGTGGTGATCGACGTCAGCTTCCTCCGGATCGAGGGCTCCGGGCACGGTTTCACGTCGTCGAGCATCCGCCATAACGTGCCCGAAGACGAATGGCCGGACCTGCACGAGTTGTGGCCCGGCGGGAGCCGGATCATTGTGGACCTTCCCCCTGCCGAAAACGGGGAGGAGGCCAAGGGCGCAGCCTTCTACATTGAGCGGAGCGGGAGCCCGCGGATCAGCTCGGTGGAGTTCTCCAACTTCTGCATCGACGGGCTGCACTTCGTTCCGGACGGCTCCGGACTAAAGGCGGAGAACACCTACGTCAACGGCAAGACCGGCATCTACGCCGCGACTGCCAACGACTCGTTCCGCGTCACCGGCATGGGGTTCGTCTACCTGGAGAACGCCCTCACCATCTACAACGCCGACGCGCTTTCCATCCACGACAACTTCATCGCCGAATGCGGAAGCTGCATCGAGCTGCGCGGCTGGGGACAGGCATCAAAAATTACCGACAACTTGGTGGGAGCTGGCCCCAAGGGCCACTCGATCTACGCTGAGAACCATGGTGGCCTCCTGATCACCGCGAACAACGTGTTCCCCCGTGGCGCGAGCAGCGTCCACCTTAACGGTGTGACGCGGTCAAGCGTCACCAACAACCGCTTGCACTCGTTCTACCCCGGGATGGTGGTTCTCGCGGAGAGTTCGGAAAACCTCGTGGCCACAAACCACTTCCTGCGTGACCATGAGCCGTGGACGCCCTTTGTGGGAGTGGACAATGGACTGGACGACCTCAACGGGCTTCTCCGGGTCAGCGGCAGCAACAACACTGTTGTCAACAACCACTTTTCGGAGGTCATCGACTCGGAGAGCATCCGCCCGGCAGGGGCGACGCCCGTCATCATCCGGCTTACGGCGGGGGTGGGCAACTTCGTCTCCAACAACCATGTGGTGGCGAAAGACGTTCACTCCACGTCAAGTGATTCCTGCTTCGAGGCTCAAGTGGACGCCCTGCTGACCACCGAAGAGTCGGAAGGATTCGCCGTTACGGCCGTCATGGTCGATCCCGCATCATCTCGGAATACCATCCTTGATTCCGGAAGCGACGCCCAAGTCATTGCAGACAGGGCTGTTAATGCCTTTAGGGCTACACCCTCGATCGGATTCTAG
- a CDS encoding thermonuclease family protein, translating into MTSVTDGDTVRVTIDGKSTRVRLIGIDTPEVSDPRKTVQCFGLEASRRATELMDETQVWLEYDPSQSRRDRYGRTLAYVWQSAGVLVNEKMVAEGFAHEYTYETPYKYQDRFREAEQAARTAERGLWSPATCAGNTN; encoded by the coding sequence GTGACCTCTGTCACTGACGGGGACACGGTCCGAGTCACCATCGATGGAAAATCGACCCGCGTCCGCCTCATCGGCATTGACACCCCGGAAGTCAGCGATCCAAGGAAGACGGTCCAGTGCTTCGGACTCGAAGCATCCCGGCGAGCCACCGAACTCATGGACGAAACCCAGGTCTGGCTGGAATACGATCCCAGCCAGAGTCGCCGCGACCGTTACGGCCGGACGCTGGCTTACGTCTGGCAATCTGCAGGCGTACTCGTCAACGAAAAAATGGTGGCCGAAGGGTTCGCCCACGAATACACCTATGAGACCCCCTACAAATACCAGGACAGGTTCCGTGAGGCCGAACAGGCCGCCCGTACTGCAGAACGGGGCCTGTGGAGCCCGGCCACGTGTGCAGGCAACACAAACTGA
- a CDS encoding benzoate/H(+) symporter BenE family transporter has translation MPTFRQDPAAQPEAAAEPVTGGPAPGLSAAEMPPARQPLLERPGRRPAGPRRFLRDVAPTYLSNGAIGLVFTASGPIAVTLAVGAAGGLSQEQLASWVFGILFSGGAATLIMSLLYRQPLGFAWSIPGTVLLGPSLHHLSFAEVVGTFFTAGLLVLALGATGVVRRIMAMIPMPIVMAMVAAVFLRFGTDIISASQANPAVAAPMVGAFLLLTAVPALGKFLPPVLGTLVAGCLAVAVSGQYVPGEPGPLLAVPAFTPPVFTWASQLELLVPLALTVLFVQNGQGIAVLRAAGHRPPVNAFAIVSGAFSLLNAGLGAVSACVTGPTNALLTSSGVKERQYTAAVTYGCLALGCAALAPTLTRLMLATPKEFVLVLGGIAMLRALQQAFVTAFSTTFTLGALVTFVVTISGLDLFNIHAAFWGLVIGYSASRLLERPDHAGS, from the coding sequence ATGCCCACTTTCCGCCAGGACCCGGCGGCCCAGCCGGAAGCCGCAGCAGAACCCGTCACTGGAGGGCCGGCTCCCGGACTGTCGGCCGCGGAGATGCCGCCCGCGCGGCAACCGCTGCTGGAACGGCCCGGACGCCGCCCCGCCGGACCACGCCGTTTCCTTCGGGACGTGGCGCCGACCTACCTGTCCAACGGTGCCATTGGCCTGGTCTTCACCGCCTCCGGGCCCATCGCCGTCACCCTCGCCGTCGGGGCAGCAGGCGGGCTGAGCCAGGAACAGCTCGCCTCGTGGGTTTTCGGCATCCTGTTCTCCGGCGGAGCAGCGACACTGATCATGTCGCTGCTGTACCGGCAGCCGCTGGGGTTCGCCTGGTCGATTCCAGGCACGGTTCTGCTCGGGCCGTCGCTGCACCATCTTTCCTTCGCGGAAGTGGTGGGCACGTTCTTCACAGCCGGCCTGCTCGTCCTGGCCCTGGGCGCCACCGGAGTGGTCCGTCGGATCATGGCGATGATCCCCATGCCGATCGTCATGGCCATGGTCGCCGCCGTGTTCCTCCGCTTCGGCACGGACATCATCTCCGCAAGCCAGGCCAATCCGGCCGTCGCCGCCCCGATGGTGGGCGCCTTCCTGCTCCTGACCGCCGTGCCGGCCCTGGGGAAATTCCTTCCCCCGGTCCTGGGGACGTTGGTGGCCGGTTGCCTGGCGGTGGCGGTCAGCGGGCAGTATGTTCCCGGGGAGCCGGGACCGCTCCTGGCCGTCCCGGCCTTCACCCCTCCGGTGTTCACGTGGGCGTCGCAGCTGGAACTGTTGGTTCCCCTGGCCTTGACGGTGTTGTTCGTCCAGAACGGCCAGGGCATCGCCGTGCTTCGGGCCGCAGGACACCGGCCGCCCGTCAACGCTTTCGCCATCGTGTCCGGCGCGTTCTCCTTGCTGAACGCCGGCTTAGGCGCGGTATCAGCATGCGTGACGGGCCCTACGAACGCCCTGTTGACGTCGTCGGGAGTTAAGGAACGGCAGTACACAGCGGCGGTGACCTACGGTTGCCTCGCACTGGGCTGCGCAGCGCTGGCTCCCACCCTGACCCGGCTGATGCTGGCCACGCCCAAGGAATTCGTCCTGGTCCTGGGCGGAATCGCGATGCTGCGGGCACTCCAGCAGGCGTTCGTGACCGCCTTCTCCACCACCTTCACCCTGGGAGCGCTGGTGACCTTCGTGGTGACCATCTCCGGCCTGGATCTGTTCAACATCCACGCAGCCTTCTGGGGCCTGGTCATCGGATACTCCGCCTCACGGCTGCTGGAGCGTCCGGACCATGCAGGATCATAA
- the catA gene encoding catechol 1,2-dioxygenase: MTETQVDTRNENEGTAVEAGSKATERFAASGKLSELRVPKERVSLLAGALIKAANDIVVEHQVTYEEYNALKAWLIKVGTDGEWPLFLDVWLEHTVEDVNSQDRPGTRGTIEGPYYVPGSPELATPATVLMRDGEEGTPLRFTGQFTDTNGNALQGAQVEIWHADAAGFYSQYAPGLPEWLFRATVKADDEGRFEINTMRPAPYQIPTDGACGQLIEAAGWHAWRPAHIHIKVSAPGYQPVTQQLYFPGDPHNADDIASAVKPELMLDPKPRTDGGAGEDAVYNYVLAKEGETK, translated from the coding sequence ATGACTGAGACCCAAGTGGATACCAGGAACGAGAACGAGGGCACAGCCGTTGAAGCCGGCTCGAAGGCCACCGAACGCTTCGCCGCTTCCGGCAAGCTTTCGGAACTGCGCGTGCCCAAGGAGCGCGTGAGCCTGCTGGCCGGCGCGCTCATCAAGGCCGCCAACGACATCGTCGTTGAGCACCAGGTCACTTACGAGGAGTACAACGCGCTGAAGGCTTGGCTGATCAAGGTGGGTACCGACGGTGAGTGGCCGCTGTTCCTTGACGTGTGGCTCGAGCACACGGTCGAGGACGTCAACTCCCAGGACCGCCCCGGCACCAGGGGCACCATTGAAGGCCCGTACTACGTGCCCGGATCGCCGGAGCTTGCGACGCCGGCCACCGTCCTCATGCGCGACGGCGAAGAGGGCACCCCCCTGCGTTTCACCGGCCAGTTCACGGACACCAACGGCAATGCCCTGCAGGGCGCACAGGTGGAGATCTGGCACGCGGACGCCGCCGGCTTCTACTCGCAGTACGCCCCGGGCCTGCCGGAGTGGCTCTTCCGGGCCACGGTCAAAGCCGACGACGAAGGCCGTTTTGAAATCAACACCATGCGTCCGGCGCCGTACCAGATCCCCACGGACGGCGCCTGCGGCCAGCTCATTGAGGCGGCCGGCTGGCACGCCTGGCGTCCGGCCCACATCCACATCAAGGTATCGGCACCCGGCTACCAGCCCGTCACCCAGCAGCTCTACTTCCCGGGCGACCCGCACAACGCTGACGACATCGCCTCGGCCGTCAAGCCTGAACTGATGCTGGACCCCAAACCCCGCACGGACGGCGGGGCCGGAGAGGACGCCGTGTACAACTACGTCCTCGCCAAGGAAGGCGAGACCAAGTAG
- the benA gene encoding benzoate 1,2-dioxygenase large subunit — protein MTENLIHAREVLADAVIDDRENGIIRAKREIFTDQEIFELEMKHIFEGNWVYLAHESQIPNVGDYFTTYIGRTPVMITRDKDEKLNCIVNACSHRGAMLCRRKTDNRTTFTCPFHGWTFKNSGELLKVKDSRNAGYPETFNKEGSHDLTKVARFESYRGFLFGSLKADVLPLEQHLGDATKVIDSIVDQSPEGLEVLRGSSTYTYDGNWKVQAENGADGYHVTAVHWNYAATTARRSAGDSANKTKAMDAGKWGKVKGGFYSYDHGHLLLWQEWTNPEDRPLWDRREELVQKYGEEMANFMINISRNLCLYPNVYIMDQFSSQIRHFRPISADQTEVTIYCIAPKGESQENRSKRIRQYEDFFNATGMATPDDLEEFRSCNKTYWATSAPWNDMTRGSTHEIAGPDEQAQALGMTKVIASGVRTEDEGLYPIQHGYWKEVMDRALAEEEERSALASVPASA, from the coding sequence ATGACCGAGAACCTGATCCATGCCCGCGAGGTCCTTGCCGACGCCGTGATCGACGACCGTGAGAACGGCATCATCCGGGCCAAGCGCGAAATCTTCACCGACCAGGAGATCTTCGAACTTGAGATGAAGCATATTTTTGAAGGCAACTGGGTGTACCTGGCCCACGAGTCCCAGATTCCCAACGTAGGCGATTACTTCACCACGTACATAGGCCGCACCCCGGTGATGATCACCCGGGACAAGGACGAGAAGCTCAACTGCATCGTCAACGCCTGTTCCCATCGCGGCGCCATGCTGTGCCGCCGCAAGACGGACAACCGCACCACCTTCACCTGCCCGTTCCACGGCTGGACGTTCAAGAACTCCGGCGAGCTGCTGAAGGTCAAGGATTCCCGGAACGCCGGCTACCCCGAGACCTTCAACAAGGAAGGATCGCACGACCTCACCAAGGTGGCCCGCTTCGAGTCCTACCGCGGCTTCCTGTTCGGCTCGCTGAAGGCCGACGTGCTGCCGCTCGAGCAGCACCTGGGGGATGCCACCAAGGTGATCGACTCGATCGTGGACCAGTCACCCGAAGGCCTGGAAGTGCTGCGCGGCTCCTCCACCTACACCTACGACGGCAACTGGAAGGTCCAGGCCGAAAACGGCGCCGACGGCTACCACGTCACGGCCGTGCACTGGAACTACGCCGCCACCACGGCCCGCCGCAGCGCCGGTGACTCGGCCAACAAAACCAAGGCCATGGATGCCGGCAAGTGGGGCAAGGTCAAGGGCGGCTTCTACTCCTACGACCACGGGCACCTGCTGCTGTGGCAGGAGTGGACCAACCCCGAGGACCGTCCGCTCTGGGACCGCCGGGAGGAACTGGTCCAGAAGTACGGCGAGGAGATGGCCAACTTCATGATCAACATCTCGCGCAACCTGTGCCTGTACCCGAACGTCTACATCATGGACCAGTTCTCCTCGCAGATCCGCCACTTCCGGCCGATTTCCGCGGACCAGACCGAGGTGACGATCTACTGCATCGCACCCAAGGGCGAGTCCCAGGAGAACCGTTCCAAGCGCATCCGCCAGTACGAGGACTTCTTCAACGCCACCGGCATGGCCACCCCGGACGACCTGGAGGAATTCCGCTCCTGCAACAAGACCTACTGGGCCACCAGCGCCCCCTGGAACGACATGACCCGCGGCTCCACCCACGAGATCGCCGGCCCGGACGAGCAGGCCCAGGCCCTGGGCATGACCAAGGTCATCGCCTCCGGAGTGCGCACCGAAGATGAAGGGCTCTACCCCATCCAGCACGGGTACTGGAAGGAAGTCATGGACCGTGCCCTGGCGGAGGAAGAGGAGCGTTCCGCGCTGGCCTCCGTCCCCGCCTCCGCCTGA